The following proteins are encoded in a genomic region of Acinetobacter chinensis:
- a CDS encoding multidrug efflux RND transporter permease subunit has protein sequence MSQFFIRRPIFAWVIALFIILLGVLSIPKLPIARFPSVAPPQISITAIYPGATPKTLNDSVVTLIEREMSGVKNLLYYSSSSDSSGTATITATFKPGTDVELAQIDVQNKIKAIESRLPQTVRQQGLMVDAASSGFLMMVGLSSPNGKYSEIDVSDYMTRYVIEELKRVDGVGKVQNFGAEKAMRIWVDPDRLVSYGLSIQDVNTAIQNQNLPISPGRIGDVPALTGQQITIPLTAQGQLETVEQFKKISLRAQQNGANVRLSDVARVEIGAQMYNFAILENGKASTAVAIQMSPGANAVKTAEGVKAKIEQLGSALPDGMKFSIPYDTAPFVKISIEKVIMTLLEAMALVFIVMFIFLHNVRYTLIPAIVAPIALLGTFSVMLLAGFSINVLTMFGMVLAIGIIVDDAIVVIENVERIMATEGLSPVEATSKAMKEITNPIIGITLVLAAVFLPMALASGSVGIIYRQFTITMSVSILFSAFLALTLTPALCATMLKPIDQDHQKKGVFASFDRSFEKLNNRYERSLFKVIKHKTLAMLCFLGIVIVLIFSFKHVPTAFMPEEDQGWFMTSIQLPADATQERTRKVVAEFQNYLDQETGIKDNMAVLGFGFSGSGQNTAMYFTNLLPFEERTITAQEVVNNANIAMAESSEGQTMSVLPPAIDELGNSSGFSLRLLDRGNIGMPALREAQDQLLALAAQSKIVAEVYPEGLPDGSSVQLKIDRDKLQALGVNFSDVTDIISTSMGSMYINDFPNHDRMQQVIVQLDAKSRMSIEDILQIKVNSQSGKLVSMSEIITPIWQHSPQQYNRYNGRPSLSISGSPAAGISSGQAMTEMENLIEQLPKGVGYEWTGISLEEKQSESQTLFLLLLSMLVVFLVLAALYESWSIPFSVMLVVPLGLIGAFLAVMLRGMPNDIFFKVGMITIIGLSAKNAILIVEFAKALREEGMGLVEATVAAAKLRLRPILMTSLAFTCGVIPLVIASGASSETQKAIGTGVFGGMISATILAVIFVPIFFIVVMSMVEKFSKRKAAH, from the coding sequence ATGTCCCAATTTTTCATTAGGCGTCCTATTTTTGCATGGGTGATTGCTTTATTTATTATTCTGTTGGGTGTACTAAGCATCCCCAAGTTACCTATTGCACGATTCCCAAGTGTTGCGCCACCACAGATTAGTATTACGGCAATCTATCCAGGTGCTACGCCAAAAACATTGAATGATAGTGTTGTGACCTTGATTGAGCGGGAAATGTCAGGTGTCAAAAACTTACTTTATTACAGTTCAAGTTCAGATAGTTCTGGAACAGCAACAATCACCGCAACATTTAAACCAGGTACAGATGTAGAACTTGCACAAATTGATGTGCAAAACAAAATTAAAGCCATTGAGTCACGCTTACCTCAAACAGTGCGACAACAAGGGCTGATGGTCGATGCTGCGTCGTCTGGTTTTTTAATGATGGTGGGCTTAAGTTCACCGAATGGCAAATATAGTGAAATTGATGTCAGTGACTATATGACTCGCTATGTGATTGAAGAATTAAAGCGGGTTGACGGTGTTGGTAAAGTCCAAAATTTTGGTGCTGAAAAAGCCATGCGGATTTGGGTCGATCCAGATCGTTTGGTTTCTTATGGATTGAGTATTCAAGATGTGAATACAGCCATCCAAAACCAAAACTTGCCGATATCACCAGGTCGTATTGGTGATGTTCCTGCTTTGACGGGGCAACAAATTACTATTCCTTTAACTGCTCAAGGTCAATTAGAAACTGTAGAGCAATTCAAGAAAATTAGTTTACGTGCTCAACAAAATGGCGCCAATGTTCGACTGTCGGATGTCGCTCGTGTCGAAATCGGGGCACAGATGTATAACTTTGCGATTTTAGAAAATGGCAAAGCCTCTACAGCTGTGGCGATACAAATGAGTCCTGGTGCCAACGCTGTCAAGACTGCAGAAGGTGTTAAAGCGAAAATTGAACAGTTAGGTTCAGCACTGCCTGATGGTATGAAATTCTCTATACCTTACGACACTGCACCTTTTGTAAAAATCTCGATTGAAAAAGTAATCATGACATTGCTTGAAGCTATGGCATTAGTTTTTATTGTCATGTTTATCTTTTTACACAATGTTCGATACACCTTAATTCCGGCGATTGTTGCACCGATTGCATTGCTTGGCACATTCTCAGTCATGCTGCTTGCTGGTTTTTCGATTAATGTGCTGACCATGTTCGGTATGGTGCTTGCGATCGGGATTATTGTCGATGATGCGATTGTGGTCATTGAGAATGTTGAACGCATTATGGCGACAGAAGGCTTATCTCCAGTTGAAGCCACATCTAAAGCCATGAAGGAAATTACCAATCCGATTATTGGCATCACCTTAGTGTTAGCCGCTGTATTCTTGCCGATGGCATTGGCGTCAGGCTCAGTGGGGATTATCTATCGTCAGTTCACCATTACCATGTCGGTTTCAATTTTATTCTCAGCTTTCCTTGCACTGACATTAACCCCTGCGTTATGTGCAACGATGTTAAAACCGATTGATCAAGACCATCAGAAAAAGGGTGTTTTTGCATCGTTTGATCGCAGTTTTGAGAAGCTGAACAATCGCTATGAACGCAGTTTATTTAAAGTAATTAAACATAAAACCCTCGCAATGTTATGTTTCTTAGGCATTGTCATTGTGCTGATTTTTAGTTTTAAACACGTTCCGACTGCGTTTATGCCAGAAGAAGATCAGGGGTGGTTTATGACTTCGATTCAACTTCCTGCGGATGCAACTCAAGAACGTACCCGTAAAGTCGTTGCTGAGTTTCAAAATTATTTAGACCAAGAAACGGGGATTAAAGACAATATGGCGGTCTTAGGTTTTGGTTTTAGTGGATCTGGTCAGAATACAGCGATGTATTTTACCAATCTATTGCCATTCGAAGAGCGTACTATTACGGCACAAGAAGTCGTGAATAATGCCAATATAGCGATGGCTGAAAGTTCAGAAGGTCAAACCATGTCTGTGTTACCACCAGCAATTGATGAATTGGGTAACTCATCTGGTTTTTCACTGAGATTATTAGATCGTGGCAATATTGGCATGCCTGCTTTAAGAGAAGCACAAGATCAGCTTTTAGCATTAGCAGCACAAAGTAAAATCGTGGCGGAGGTCTATCCTGAAGGTTTGCCAGATGGCAGTTCTGTACAGCTTAAAATTGATAGAGATAAATTGCAGGCATTAGGTGTTAATTTCAGTGATGTGACCGATATTATTTCAACCTCAATGGGTTCGATGTATATCAATGATTTTCCAAATCATGACCGTATGCAGCAAGTCATTGTGCAACTTGATGCCAAATCACGCATGAGTATTGAAGATATTCTTCAGATTAAGGTGAACAGTCAAAGCGGTAAATTGGTTTCAATGTCTGAAATAATTACTCCAATTTGGCAACATTCCCCACAACAATACAATCGTTACAACGGTCGTCCATCATTGAGTATTTCTGGCAGTCCAGCAGCAGGTATATCTTCAGGACAAGCCATGACTGAGATGGAAAATTTGATTGAACAACTTCCGAAAGGTGTGGGTTATGAGTGGACTGGGATTTCTCTAGAAGAAAAACAGTCGGAATCACAAACCTTGTTTTTATTACTGTTGTCGATGTTAGTCGTTTTCCTTGTCTTGGCAGCGCTTTATGAAAGCTGGTCAATTCCATTCTCTGTGATGCTAGTTGTCCCTCTAGGGTTGATTGGCGCCTTTTTAGCAGTAATGTTACGTGGTATGCCAAATGATATTTTCTTTAAGGTCGGCATGATCACGATTATTGGTCTATCTGCAAAGAATGCTATTTTGATTGTTGAGTTTGCAAAAGCACTAAGAGAAGAAGGAATGGGTTTAGTGGAGGCAACCGTTGCAGCCGCTAAATTGCGCTTACGTCCAATCCTAATGACATCTTTGGCATTTACCTGTGGCGTTATTCCTTTAGTCATTGCCAGTGGCGCTAGTTCTGAAACTCAAAAAGCGATTGGTACAGGCGTCTTTGGCGGCATGATCAGCGCAACAATTCTAGCTGTTATTTTTGTACCGATTTTCTTTATTGTCGTCATGAGCATGGTTGAGAAATTCTCGAAACGTAAAGCGGCACATTAA
- a CDS encoding efflux RND transporter periplasmic adaptor subunit → MSTHYHLIGSILITTVLLIGCTQAKDAEQSPTEMPPAVVSTITVLPHSMNLIENLPGRVVAYRIAEIRPQVGGIVDKVLFKQGSYVQAGQPLFKLNSEIFQADVKSNQATLNRAQAEVTRLQVLLKRYTELVKVNAVSQQEYNNTEADYQKAKADVAQMQAMLSRQQLNLKYATVTAPISGTIGEILVTEGALVGQGDTNAMAVIQQINKVYVDVKQSISDYEKLQEALQQGDVSNTKHTVEILNSQGKPYNVTGEILFSDTKVDPDTGDVTIRILANNENQKLLPGMYVRVNMSRAQVENALLVPEQAIQHDISGKANVTIVNQKGLAQSKPVQLGQRYQNNYVIKQGLQAGEKVIVEGADRIQPEQKLKIKQWQPTNIKENGGQQ, encoded by the coding sequence ATGTCAACACATTATCATTTAATAGGTTCAATACTTATTACAACTGTACTTTTAATCGGCTGTACACAAGCCAAAGATGCTGAACAGTCCCCAACAGAAATGCCACCAGCGGTTGTCAGTACCATCACGGTATTACCGCATTCCATGAATTTAATTGAAAATCTTCCAGGCCGTGTTGTCGCTTACCGTATTGCTGAAATTCGCCCGCAAGTAGGTGGAATTGTTGATAAAGTACTTTTTAAGCAAGGCTCTTATGTGCAAGCAGGTCAACCGCTTTTTAAATTGAATTCTGAAATATTTCAGGCAGATGTAAAAAGCAATCAAGCCACTTTAAACCGTGCACAAGCTGAGGTGACACGTTTGCAGGTGCTGTTAAAACGCTACACTGAATTAGTAAAAGTAAATGCGGTTAGTCAGCAGGAATACAACAATACCGAAGCAGATTATCAAAAAGCAAAAGCCGATGTGGCGCAAATGCAAGCCATGTTAAGCAGACAACAACTTAATCTTAAATATGCGACTGTTACAGCCCCTATCTCGGGAACGATTGGTGAAATCTTAGTGACTGAGGGTGCATTAGTTGGTCAAGGTGATACTAATGCAATGGCCGTAATACAACAGATTAATAAAGTCTATGTTGATGTAAAGCAATCAATTAGTGATTATGAAAAACTACAGGAAGCTTTACAGCAAGGTGACGTGTCAAATACCAAACATACGGTTGAAATCCTAAATAGTCAGGGTAAACCTTATAACGTTACAGGTGAAATCCTATTTTCGGATACTAAAGTTGATCCTGATACGGGTGATGTCACAATCCGTATTTTAGCCAATAATGAAAATCAAAAACTTTTGCCAGGCATGTATGTTCGAGTCAATATGAGCCGAGCTCAAGTTGAAAATGCGCTCCTAGTTCCAGAACAAGCGATTCAACATGATATTAGTGGTAAAGCCAATGTTACGATTGTTAATCAAAAAGGTTTAGCGCAAAGCAAGCCTGTTCAGCTTGGTCAACGTTATCAAAATAACTATGTGATCAAACAAGGGTTACAAGCAGGTGAGAAAGTCATTGTTGAAGGGGCTGATCGTATACAGCCTGAGCAAAAATTAAAAATTAAGCAGTGGCAACCTACAAATATTAAGGAAAATGGAGGACAGCAATAA
- a CDS encoding LysE family translocator: MEIFLYTLSVMYSPGPVNFMGLNSGLTGQLKKTIGFYLGIGFAMLILFVLFGYIGEAVIPHGLIHYIALAGAIYTFYLAIKMIRANVETTQQQESHLTFLNGLFIQLLNPKAILVILPVTTIMYPAAKITGIMILIVSLLISLGAVGAPFTYALVGKVLGNKIANPIWFNRLNKLMGILLILSGLFMFKDFLNGINLL; the protein is encoded by the coding sequence GTGGAAATATTTCTTTATACATTAAGCGTTATGTATAGCCCAGGCCCTGTAAATTTTATGGGGCTAAATTCTGGCCTTACAGGTCAATTAAAAAAGACTATAGGATTTTACCTAGGCATTGGTTTCGCCATGTTGATCTTATTCGTATTGTTTGGCTATATAGGTGAAGCTGTTATTCCACATGGATTGATTCATTATATTGCTTTAGCGGGTGCAATTTATACATTCTACTTGGCTATAAAAATGATTAGGGCGAATGTAGAAACAACTCAACAGCAAGAAAGCCATCTAACATTCTTAAATGGCTTATTTATTCAGTTATTAAATCCAAAAGCCATTCTCGTCATTCTACCTGTTACGACAATTATGTACCCTGCAGCCAAAATCACAGGAATCATGATCTTGATAGTTTCTTTACTGATTTCACTTGGTGCTGTTGGCGCACCATTCACCTATGCTCTGGTTGGAAAAGTATTAGGCAACAAAATTGCTAATCCTATCTGGTTTAATCGGCTAAATAAGCTGATGGGTATACTCTTGATTTTATCAGGGCTTTTTATGTTCAAAGATTTTCTTAATGGAATAAATCTGCTGTAG
- a CDS encoding AraC family transcriptional regulator, with protein sequence MPDFSSGNNWIVRSPTQNHKLERIEAFLSNYAYKPHRHDTYAIGRTLSGVQNFHYKGTLQHSLPGMTMVLHPDEKHDGESGTLDGYRYRMIYIEPAMIQTILKGKPLPFIRHGLSNDIRLFRAMDSFLNNINNYMDTLEEEDALFDLATTLCEISDTSSNQNKKFDYKAAERARECILAYPHENLSLSDLEKHADRDRWSLSRDFRLLFGTSPHRYMIMRRLETVKFYLAQGESIVNAALNAGFFDQSHMTRHFIKTFGLTPTQWKMINIKR encoded by the coding sequence ATGCCTGATTTCTCCAGTGGAAATAATTGGATTGTGAGATCCCCCACTCAAAATCATAAATTAGAAAGAATTGAAGCATTTCTTTCCAATTATGCTTATAAACCTCACCGACATGATACTTATGCTATTGGCAGGACTCTTTCCGGAGTTCAAAACTTTCATTACAAAGGTACATTGCAACATAGCTTGCCAGGCATGACTATGGTTCTACACCCGGATGAAAAGCATGATGGTGAATCAGGAACATTAGATGGCTATCGCTATAGAATGATTTACATCGAACCAGCGATGATCCAAACCATTTTAAAGGGTAAACCTTTGCCTTTTATCAGACATGGCTTAAGTAATGATATTCGCCTGTTTAGGGCAATGGATAGCTTTCTAAATAATATAAATAATTATATGGATACCCTAGAAGAGGAAGATGCTCTATTTGATTTGGCAACTACACTGTGTGAAATTTCAGATACTTCATCTAACCAAAACAAAAAATTTGACTACAAGGCAGCAGAGAGAGCGCGTGAGTGTATTTTGGCGTATCCACATGAAAACTTAAGTTTGTCAGATTTAGAGAAACATGCTGATCGTGACCGCTGGAGCCTTTCTCGTGATTTCCGATTATTATTTGGAACTAGCCCACACCGTTATATGATCATGCGTCGCTTAGAAACAGTTAAGTTCTACCTTGCTCAAGGGGAGTCTATTGTTAATGCTGCTTTAAATGCAGGCTTTTTTGATCAGAGTCATATGACCAGACATTTTATAAAAACATTTGGTTTAACTCCCACTCAATGGAAAATGATAAATATTAAAAGATAG
- a CDS encoding recombinase family protein — protein MKGQKVGYVRVSSVEQNTGRQLEGIEVDRIFVDRASGKNTDRPKFQEMLNYVREGDRVIVHSMDRFARSLKDLVTEVDKLVKRGIAIQFVKENITFTAESTPMDNLMLQMMGAFAQFEREIILERQKEGIKLASAQGKYKGRVHKLKPDQAEALRQAWKEGKYPSKMALGKAFGISRQAVYRYLQVSE, from the coding sequence GTGAAAGGCCAAAAAGTAGGGTATGTCCGGGTAAGTTCTGTCGAGCAAAACACTGGACGTCAACTTGAAGGAATTGAGGTCGACCGGATTTTTGTTGACCGTGCTTCAGGTAAAAATACTGACCGACCTAAATTTCAGGAAATGTTGAACTATGTCCGGGAAGGGGACAGGGTGATTGTACATTCAATGGATCGTTTTGCGCGAAGCCTAAAAGATTTGGTCACTGAAGTAGATAAACTGGTCAAACGAGGGATCGCCATCCAGTTTGTAAAAGAAAATATTACTTTTACAGCCGAATCCACCCCGATGGATAATTTGATGCTTCAAATGATGGGTGCTTTTGCACAGTTCGAACGTGAGATCATTTTAGAGCGGCAAAAGGAAGGAATAAAACTCGCCTCTGCTCAGGGGAAGTACAAAGGTCGGGTGCATAAACTAAAGCCTGACCAAGCTGAAGCTTTACGACAAGCATGGAAGGAGGGGAAGTATCCATCGAAAATGGCATTAGGGAAAGCTTTTGGGATTAGTCGTCAGGCGGTATACCGATATTTACAAGTTAGTGAATAG
- a CDS encoding ISL3 family transposase, with amino-acid sequence MTSADVWSLFWKGFSPASHGLLDEQTLLIRLTHDEEHTPICSRCDCPCFLVHDINWRRVRESPIMQYRVELDVPVRRLRCPQCGPTRERIDWLPPRSRITQSLRNWIEKLVQMLPVSHVANLLGLHWHTVKTIDMERLKRDLHEPDRSRLRRLMMDEFALHKGHRYATVVACADTQQVVWIGEGRSREAIRPFFEWLGDARNQIEAVAMDMNSAFDLEVKAQCPNAVVVYDLFHVVAKYGREVMDRVRVDQANQLRDDKVARKVIKSSRWILLRNADNLEPEQAVKLDELLAANAFLTTVYVLKDQLKTLWFAESETTARSAWREWAGMALGSGIDALVRFAKKLEPYMEGIVSSALHRLNTSVLEGMNNRIKVIKRMAYGYRDTDYFFLKIRAAFPGKVR; translated from the coding sequence ATGACTAGCGCTGATGTTTGGAGCCTGTTCTGGAAGGGCTTTTCGCCAGCGTCTCATGGGCTTCTAGATGAACAGACTTTGCTGATCCGTCTTACACACGACGAGGAGCATACGCCAATTTGTAGCCGATGCGATTGCCCTTGTTTCCTGGTACATGACATCAATTGGCGCCGAGTTCGCGAGTCACCAATTATGCAGTATCGCGTCGAGTTGGATGTACCTGTGCGGCGGCTGCGTTGTCCACAATGCGGTCCAACCAGAGAGCGGATCGATTGGCTACCACCGCGCTCCCGTATTACGCAATCATTGCGCAACTGGATTGAGAAATTAGTACAGATGCTGCCCGTCAGTCATGTTGCCAATCTTTTGGGCTTGCATTGGCATACAGTCAAGACTATTGACATGGAGCGGCTCAAACGTGATTTGCACGAGCCAGATCGAAGTCGATTGCGCCGCCTGATGATGGACGAATTCGCCTTGCACAAGGGTCATCGCTACGCCACGGTGGTCGCCTGTGCCGACACCCAGCAAGTGGTGTGGATTGGCGAGGGCCGCTCGCGTGAGGCGATCCGGCCGTTCTTCGAGTGGTTAGGCGATGCCCGGAACCAGATCGAGGCAGTGGCCATGGACATGAACTCAGCCTTCGATCTTGAAGTGAAGGCCCAGTGCCCCAACGCGGTGGTGGTCTACGACCTGTTCCATGTGGTGGCTAAGTATGGCCGCGAAGTGATGGATAGAGTGCGAGTTGATCAGGCCAATCAACTGCGAGATGACAAGGTCGCCCGCAAGGTGATCAAAAGCAGCCGTTGGATACTGTTACGCAATGCTGACAACCTTGAGCCCGAGCAGGCGGTCAAGCTGGACGAACTCCTGGCCGCCAATGCGTTCTTGACTACGGTGTACGTGCTCAAGGACCAACTTAAGACGCTATGGTTTGCGGAAAGCGAGACGACGGCCAGAAGCGCCTGGCGGGAATGGGCCGGCATGGCCCTCGGTAGCGGAATTGATGCTTTGGTACGATTTGCCAAGAAGCTGGAGCCATATATGGAGGGTATCGTTTCCAGTGCCCTCCACCGGCTGAACACCAGCGTGCTGGAGGGCATGAACAACCGGATCAAAGTCATTAAGCGGATGGCCTATGGATACCGCGACACGGACTACTTCTTCCTCAAGATCCGTGCTGCATTTCCCGGCAAAGTGCGATGA
- the cml gene encoding CmlA/FloR family chloramphenicol efflux MFS transporter, translating to MRSKDFSWRYSLPATLLLLSPFDLLASLGMDMYLPVVPFMADALGSGAGTIQLTLTAYLVLLGAGQLLFGPLSDRLGRRPVLLGGGIAYIAASFGLTVVSSPELFLSFRVLQACGASACLVSTFATVRDIYSGREESNVIYGLLGSMLAMVPAIGPLLGALVDAWLGWRAIFGLLGMAMIGAVIAAWRLWPETRRHRTADLQWSQLLTPVKHLNFWLYTLCYSAGMGSFFVFFSTAPWLMMGRQGLSQLSFSLLFATVAIAMMATARIMGRLIPRWGSLKTLRVGMGCLMAGALLLAVGETLAPVSVLGFIAPMWLVGVGIATAVSVAPNAALRGFDHIAGTATAVYFCLGGLLLGIIGTLIITLLSTGTTWPIIAYCLILATAVLCLSCINPNRRHLSQEEHDALALQGTDSAQSVHDHD from the coding sequence GTGCGCTCAAAAGATTTTTCTTGGCGGTATTCTCTTCCCGCCACGCTATTGCTGTTATCACCATTCGATTTGCTGGCGTCACTGGGCATGGATATGTACCTGCCCGTGGTGCCTTTCATGGCGGATGCACTTGGGTCCGGTGCAGGGACGATCCAGCTGACGTTGACGGCATACCTGGTTTTGCTTGGAGCCGGACAGCTTCTCTTCGGCCCACTGTCGGATCGGCTGGGTCGCCGCCCCGTTTTACTTGGTGGCGGGATTGCCTATATTGCGGCTTCATTCGGCCTCACCGTAGTTTCATCGCCAGAACTTTTTCTGAGCTTCCGCGTTCTTCAGGCCTGCGGCGCTTCGGCATGTCTCGTTTCCACTTTCGCGACGGTACGCGACATCTATTCGGGCCGTGAGGAAAGCAACGTCATCTATGGCTTGCTCGGCTCTATGCTTGCGATGGTTCCTGCGATAGGCCCACTGCTAGGAGCGCTGGTCGACGCGTGGCTCGGATGGCGCGCAATCTTCGGCTTGCTAGGGATGGCAATGATAGGCGCTGTTATCGCAGCCTGGCGACTCTGGCCAGAGACTCGGCGGCACCGGACGGCAGACCTACAGTGGTCGCAGCTATTGACTCCTGTGAAACACCTGAACTTCTGGCTGTACACGCTCTGTTACAGCGCGGGGATGGGCAGCTTTTTCGTCTTTTTCTCGACCGCCCCCTGGCTAATGATGGGGAGGCAAGGGTTATCGCAACTTAGCTTCAGCTTGCTATTTGCTACAGTGGCCATCGCTATGATGGCTACAGCGCGAATCATGGGACGACTGATTCCCCGGTGGGGAAGCCTGAAGACCTTACGAGTGGGAATGGGGTGTCTGATGGCGGGAGCGCTGTTGCTCGCTGTTGGCGAGACATTGGCACCGGTCTCGGTGCTTGGCTTCATCGCCCCGATGTGGCTCGTGGGTGTTGGTATCGCCACTGCGGTATCGGTGGCACCCAATGCCGCTCTTCGAGGTTTCGATCATATCGCTGGGACCGCTACAGCAGTCTACTTCTGTTTGGGTGGACTACTGTTAGGGATTATCGGGACACTCATTATTACGCTTTTATCGACTGGTACCACCTGGCCGATCATCGCTTATTGCCTCATCCTCGCAACAGCAGTGCTTTGTCTGTCCTGCATCAATCCCAACAGACGCCATCTCAGCCAAGAAGAACATGATGCCTTGGCGCTACAAGGCACCGATAGCGCGCAATCGGTCCATGATCATGACTAG
- a CDS encoding CBASS oligonucleotide cyclase — MTREHVSHQDIARFAQERVNLPKEKANEFRAQAKRLRDRLENYLSEHPDFTLKKMMLAGSLAKGTALRSLNDIDVACYISGADAPRDVNTLMEYLAERLRKAFPNFSPDQVQPKTFCVTVSFRGSGLDVDVVPILYDGNPNWYGNLVSQDNGSFLMTNIPYHLEFIRKRKQAQPEHFSQVVRLIKFWAARMKAANEGFRFKSFMIELILAHLCDRGLSLADYPEALQHFFTYLAKTDLKEKVLFTDYYPASTVENFNTRVQIIDPVNASNNVSQLYTDSNASAIYEAALDAGDAIDAALSAPTKQETVYYWQKVFGASFQG; from the coding sequence ATGACCCGAGAACACGTAAGTCATCAAGATATTGCCCGTTTTGCTCAAGAAAGGGTCAATCTACCAAAAGAAAAAGCAAATGAATTTCGAGCACAAGCAAAACGTCTGCGCGATAGACTTGAGAATTATTTAAGTGAACATCCAGATTTCACTCTCAAAAAAATGATGTTGGCTGGAAGTCTAGCTAAAGGTACGGCACTACGCTCTCTTAACGACATTGATGTGGCATGTTATATCAGTGGGGCTGATGCACCACGTGATGTAAATACACTCATGGAGTATCTTGCAGAGCGGTTGCGTAAAGCATTCCCAAACTTTTCTCCAGATCAGGTTCAGCCAAAAACTTTCTGTGTAACGGTTTCTTTTCGTGGTTCTGGATTGGATGTTGATGTAGTACCAATATTGTATGATGGAAATCCGAATTGGTATGGGAATTTAGTAAGCCAAGACAACGGTTCATTTCTGATGACGAATATTCCTTATCATCTTGAATTTATAAGGAAACGTAAACAAGCTCAGCCTGAACATTTTTCTCAAGTAGTTCGATTAATAAAATTTTGGGCAGCCCGAATGAAAGCTGCTAATGAAGGGTTCAGATTTAAATCATTCATGATAGAGTTGATACTCGCACACTTGTGTGATCGAGGCTTGTCATTAGCCGACTATCCTGAAGCTCTTCAGCATTTTTTCACCTATCTTGCAAAGACTGACCTCAAAGAAAAGGTTTTATTTACTGATTATTATCCAGCATCTACGGTTGAAAACTTTAATACTCGTGTTCAAATCATTGATCCTGTGAACGCTTCTAACAATGTCAGTCAGTTGTATACAGACTCCAATGCTAGCGCAATTTACGAGGCTGCACTTGATGCAGGTGATGCTATTGACGCAGCTTTATCCGCACCGACCAAGCAAGAGACTGTGTACTACTGGCAAAAAGTTTTTGGTGCATCATTCCAGGGGTAA
- a CDS encoding HORMA-1 domain-containing protein, with protein MSSFTSTESTTFTVTHARHMAAKVAADLKRMQRFYERPTDDHIANIETEVIELLKAGYFGTLTLGFKRNDQWIEPTLRYTALDLSGTGATDDDPGRVRPGADTSGASFYNYHTYSSTWNALNQAQKDAFEARMPYQRTGAQEPTVNGYLETDKNYSAGGKALSRASVRSNK; from the coding sequence ATGTCTAGCTTTACTAGCACCGAGTCAACGACTTTTACTGTTACTCATGCACGTCATATGGCAGCAAAGGTTGCGGCAGACTTGAAGCGTATGCAACGATTTTATGAGCGACCTACAGACGATCATATTGCAAATATTGAAACAGAAGTGATTGAGCTTCTAAAGGCCGGCTATTTTGGTACTCTCACTTTGGGATTTAAACGCAACGATCAATGGATTGAACCCACGCTGAGATACACGGCACTTGATCTTTCTGGAACGGGAGCTACTGATGATGACCCTGGTCGCGTAAGGCCAGGGGCCGATACTTCAGGAGCATCATTCTATAATTACCATACTTATTCATCTACATGGAATGCCCTCAACCAAGCCCAAAAAGATGCTTTTGAAGCACGGATGCCATATCAGCGTACTGGTGCTCAAGAACCAACAGTAAACGGATATTTGGAAACTGATAAAAATTACTCAGCTGGAGGGAAAGCATTGAGTAGAGCAAGCGTAAGGAGCAATAAATGA